The Methanocaldococcus infernus ME region ATAGTTAATTTACTACATACTTCACTTCCAGCAAGTTCAATACTTTACATAATATTAGGAGTTTTGTTTGGAGTAGGCACTGCTTTAATCTCTGCCTTATATCCTGCTTATAAGGCAGCTAACTTAGATCCAATAAAGGCACTGAGGGGAGAGTAATGGAGAAAAATATTAAAGTGGTGTCAGCTGAGTTATTAAAAGGGGCTAAGATGTTGTCTAAACACTGTAAAAATTGTGGATTTCCATTATTTGAGAAGAATGGTGTGATATATTGCCCAATTTGCAGTAAAAATAAAGAAAAAGAGGAGAAGAAATTTACAAGTGTCCCTGAGAATGGATATAAAAAGATTATTGACAGTAAAATAAACTATTTATTTAACAAGTTAAAGAATGAAGATGATGTCCATAACATAAGAGAGATCTGTGAAACCATCTTAATATTGATGAAGCTAAAAAGTATGAGGTGAATTTCTTGGTTAATAAGGAGAAAGTTTTAGAAGCTTTAAAAAAGGTTTCTGATCCACACATGGGGCTTAACATAGTTGATATGGGATTAGTTAAAGATTTAGAAGTTGATGAAGAAGGAAATGTTAAATTTAAAATAATCCCAACAAATCCTATGTGTATGAGTGCTTTACACATGGCTGTACAGGCAAAAGAAGAGGTTAAGAAATTAGAGGGGGTTAAAAAGGTTGATGTGAAAATAGAAGGGCATGTTATGGAAGATGAGCTAAATAAGATTTTAAATGACTAAACCTCTTAACTTTCTCATCTTCTCTATTCTCTTCCTTATAAGCTCTTTTTTTCCTATGTCACTTCTATGATAAACTCTTCCATTTATAAATTTAGTTGCTTCCTCAGCTATTCTTTCAGCTTCCTCTATAGTATCAGAAACCCCAACAACAGCTACAGCTCTTGAGCCTGTCATGTAAAGTTTTCCATCTCTCTCATCAACTGAAGCATAGTGAAGAATTGCTCCAACTTTCTTTATCTTCTCCTCATCAACATAGATCTCTTCTCCTCTTACTGGCTTATCTGGATATCCCATAGGGACAACATACTTACAGACAGTAGCTTTGTTCTCAAACTCTACATCAACTTTATCTAACCTTCTATTAACAATAGCTTCACAGATGTCCAAGAAGTTGCTCTTCAAGATGGCCAAGATGTTCATAGCCTCAGGGTCTCCAAATCTTGCATTATACTCTATTATCTTAGGCCCATCCTTGGTTAGCATAAATTGGCCATACAAAATTCCTTTATAGCCATCAACTTCTTTTTTTAAAGCTTTAACTGTCTCTTCCATAATTTCCTTAGCTTCTTTAGCATCCTCTTCAGTTAAGAAAGGCAACTTATGGTTAGGGCATGAGTAAGAGCCCATTCCTCCTGTTATACTTCCTTTATCTCCCTCTAAGGCATGTGGGTGATCTTGAACAAATGGAGTAAACTTAATATTGTCTTTATCAACAAAGCCATGTAATGTAAATTCAACCCCTTCCAACTTCTCCTCTATTAAAACCTTTCCTCCTCCTAAGCCACTTTCAAAGATTTCCTTAGCATACTTTTTAGCCTCTTCATTGTCTTTTAATTGTTCCCCAACAACCTTAACCCCTTTCCCTCCAGTTAGTCCAACTGGCTTAACAACAGCTTTAATTCCTTTCTCTGTAAGCTCATCTATAAAGCTCTCTAACTCCTCTCCATACTCATCAAAACTTTTCCATAGAAGAGAGCCCTTAATATTATACTTTTTAAACAGATTTCTCATAAATTCTTTACTTGTTTCTATCTTAGCAGCCTCTTTACTTGGCCCAACTGTTGGAACTCCTAAAGATTCTAAGAGATCAACAGCCCCTTTTTCTAATGGAGCCTCTGGGCCAATAATGGCTAAGTCAGGATTTATTTTTTTAGCAAAGTCTTCTATTTCATTAAGCTCTGTTTCCTTAGCTAACCTTATCTCCTCTGATAACCTTGCTATCCCAGGATTCTTATTTTTCATTAATGTATATAGCTTGATATCACTCTTTTTTAGAGCATGGGCTATAGCACTCTCTCTTGCTCCTCCTCCTATGAGTAATACTTTCACCATCTCACCAAGGCTAAATTTTTAATAAAAAATCTTAAAAAAGCTTTTAATAAATTTTTGCTTTATATCTTATATAATTTCCCACCTAATCTTTCTTCTTTTTAATTCCTTCTTAGCCTTCTCTGTCAGCTTAACCTTACTCCCTGTTATTAGTAGAGGCTTAGCTTTAATATTGTTAGCCTTCTTATGTAGCTTAATAATGTCAGAGGTTGTTAAAACTTGCCTTCCACTTTTAACTTCAACAGCATATTTATAGTTGCCTCTCTTAGCAATAATATCATATTCAGCTTTTTTATGCTGATTTATTCTTTTAATTACATTTCTGCCAATTATTTTATAACCCTTCTCTTTTAGGTAGTTAGCAGCTCTTCCTTCCTTCTTCTTTCCTTTTCTCATTCTATCACTTAAATATATTCAATAATTAAACAAAAATATATTTTAGCCAAACTTATCATTTATTCTTTTGGTGGTAGGATATGCATGTTGCATGCTCTGAAACAATGAGGAAATATTTTGAAAGTATTGTTAAAGAAGTTAATAAAATTTACAGAATAGCAGAAATTTGTAGACAGAAGGGTTTAGATCCAGTAGACCATGTTGAAATTTACTTAGCTAAAGACATGGCTGATAGAGTTGAGGGATTAGTTGGACCTAAAGGAGTTGCTGAGAGAATTAGGGAGTTGGTTAAAGAGCATGGGAAGGAGATAGCTGCTTTAAAGATAGCTGAGGAAATTATAGAGGGAAAATTTGGAGACTTTGATAAAGAAAAGAGAGCTGAACAGGCAGTAAGAACAGCCTTAGCAGTCTTAACAGAGGGAATTGTTGCTGCTCCTTTGGAGGGAATAGCTGATGTTAAGATAAAGAAAAACTTTGATGGCACTGAATACTTAGCTATTTACTATGCAGGACCTATAAGAAGTGCTGGAGGGACAGCTCAGGCTTTGTCTGTCTTAGTAGGAGACTTTGTTAGAAAGGCTTTAGGTTTAGATAAGTATAAGCCAACTGAAGATGAGATAGAGAGATATGTGGAAGAAGTTGAACTCTACCAGTCTGAAGTAGGTTCTTTCCAATACTCACCAACAGCTGATGAGATTAGGAAAGCTATAAGGAATATTCCAATAGAGATAACTGGAGAAGCTACTGATGATGTTGAAGTCTCTGGGCATAGGGATTTAAAGAGAGTTGAAACCAACCAACTGAGAGGAGGAGCTCTCTTAGTTTTGGTTGAAGGAGTTCTATTAAAGGCTCCAAAGATATTAAAATATATTGATAAGTTAAAAATAGAGGGCTGGGATTGGCTAAATGACTTTGTTAATAAAGGAAAGGAAGAGGAGAAGGAGGAAGAAGAGGAGATAGAGGAGGAAGAGTTGGAAGAGGACTTAAAATATTGGAGAGATGTAAAGATAGAAGCTAACAAAAAGTATATTAGTGAAGTCATTGCTGGGAGGCCAGTCTTTTCCCACCCTTCCAAGGTTGGAGGATTTAGGTTAAGGTATGGTAGAAGTAGAAATACTGGCTTTGCCACTCAAGGGTTTCATCCTGCTTTAATGTACTTAGTTGATGAATTTATGGCTATTGGAACTCAGCTAAAAACTGAGAGACCTGGAAAGGCCACTTGTGTAGTGCCTGTTGATAGCATAGAGGGACCAATAGTCAGATTAAAGAATGGAGATGTGTTAAGGGTTGAGAGTGTTGAAGAAGCTATAAAAATTAGGGATCAAGTTGATAAGATCCTCTTCTTGGGAGATGTGTTAGTTAATTATGGAGACTTCTTAGAAAATAACCATCCTCTACTTCCAAGCTGTTGGTGTGAGGAGTGGCTTGAAAGAATATTAGAGAAGGAAAATATTGAGTATAGTAAAGAGTTTATAAAGAACCCTAAGCCAGAGGAAGCTGTTGAATTTGCCATAAAAACAAGAACTCCACTACATCCAAGGTTCACCTATAGATGGCATGACATCAGTAAAGAAGATGTTCTAAAGTTAAGAGAGTGGTTATTAAGTGGAAGTGAAATTAAAAATGAGTGGGTAGTTAATTTAAATAATGAAGGAAAAAGAATTTTAGAGTTAATAGGATGTCCTCACAAGGTTAGAGAGAAGAAAGTAATTATTGAGGAATACTATCCCCTACTCTACTCCTTAGGCTATGATGTAAAGGAGAAGAGAGATTTAGTAGAGAACTTAGAGGAGAAGGTTAAAGAGGCTAAGAATGCTTTACACTTAATTAACCTTTTAGCTCCTTTTGAGGTTAGAAGAAACACCTATGTTTATGTTGGGGCAAGGATGGGAAGGCCTGAAAAGGCAGCTCCAAGGAAGATGAAGCCACCAGTCTCTGGCTTATTCCCTATAGGAAATGCTGGAGGCTCTGTAAGGCTCATTAATAAAGCTGTTGAAGAAAATAAAAGTGATGATGTTGAAGTTTCCTATACAATCTGCCCAAACTGTGGGAAAATCTCTTTATATAGAACTTGTCCATTCTGTGGGACAAAGGTTGAGCTTGATAAATTTGGTAGAGTTAGAATTAACTTAAAGGATTATTGGTACTCAGCTCTAAAAAGGTTGAATGTTAGGCCAAGGGATGTTAAGTGTATTAAGGGAATGACATCAAAGAAGAAGATAGTTGAGCCCTTAGAAAAGGCTATTTTAAGATCTATGCATGAAGTATATGTCTTCAAGGATGGGACTGCAAGGTTTGACTGCACTGATGTCCCAATAACTCATTTTAAGCCAAGGGAGATAAATGTTAGTGTTGAGAAGTTGAGAGAATTAGGTTATGAGAAAGATATTCATGGAAATCCTTTAGTTGGTGAAGACCAAGTTATTGAGCTTAAGCCTCAAGATATTATACTACCAGAGGAGTGTGCAGAATACTTTATTAAAGTGGCAAACTTCATAGATGATCTCTTAGAAAAGTTCTATGGTGTGGAGAGATATTACAATGTCAAGAGTAAAGAGGATTTAATTGGACACTTAGTTATTGGAATGGCTCCACACACCTCTGCAGGGATGGTTGGTAGAATTATTGGCTATTGTAAAGCAAATGTAGGCTACGCTCATCCTTACTTCCATGCAGCTAAGAGGAGAAATTGCTTCACTGAAGATACTGAAGTATTAGTTAACATTAATGGAGAAGTTAAAAGAATAACCATTAAAGAGCTTTATGAGATGTTTGAAAATGAAAGATTTGAAAAGGGAGTTTGGGTTAGGGATAAGCCTAAGTTAGATATAAAGGTGTATTCCTTTGACCCTGAGAATAAGAAGGTTGTTTTAACTGACATTGTTGATGTTATTAAGGCTAACTCTCCAGAGCATTTAATTAAGATTGAGCTTGAAGAAGGAAAGAGCTTTACAGTCACTCCTGATCACTGGGTTTTGGTGTATGATGGAGGAAATATTATTAAAAAGAGAGCCTTTGAAGTTAAAGAGGGAGATTTATTTATTTCACCAGACTTAAAAAGAGACTTAAAAAAGTTTGAATTACTTAAAGTTAAAAAAATTGAATATATTAAATCTTCTAAGCCATTTGTTTATTGTTTGAATGCTAAGAACTATCACAATGTAATAGTAAATGATTATATATTATTGGCTCAATGTGATGGAGATGAAGATGCTATCTTCTTGCTCTTAGACGCCTTCTTAAACTTCTCTAAGCTCTTTCTCCCAGATAAAAGAGGAGGGCAGATGGATGCCCCATTGGTTTTAACAACTATCTTAGACCCTAAGGAGGTTGATGGAGAAGTTCATAATATGGATGTGATGTGGAAGTATCCTTTAGAGTTTTATGAGAAAACCCTTGAAATGGTTTCTCCTAAGGAAATTAAAGATATTATGGAGATAGTTGAAGATAGGTTAGGGAAGCCAGAACAGTATGAGAATCTTGGCTACACCCATGAAACCTCTTCCATTGACCTTGGTCCTAAGGTTTGCTCCTACAAAACATTAAACACCATGTTAGATAAAACTACATCTCAGTTAAAGGTGGCTAAAAAAATAAGAGCTGTAGATGAGAGAGATGTGGCTGAGAAGGTTATACAGAGCCACTTCATCCCTGACTTGATAGGGAACTTAAGAGCCTTCTCAAGGCAGGCTGTTAGATGTAAATGTGGAGCTAAGTATAGAAGAATTCCACTAAAAGGGGTTTGTACAAAGTGTGGCTCCAACCTGATCTTAACAGTTTCAAAAGGAGCTGTTGAGAAGTACATGGATGTAGCTGAGAAGATGGCTGAGGAATATAATGTAAGTGAATATCTAAAACAAAGGTTAAAGTTAATAAGAGAGGGAATAAACTCTTTATTTGAAAATGATAAAAGTAAGCAGGTTAAGTTAAGTGACTTCTTTAAAGTTTAAACCTCCTCAGCATCCTCTTTTATCTGAGAAACATATCTTTCTAACTCAACCTCTTCCTTAAATGCCAATAAAATATTCTCCCCTATTAGCCCAAGATTATATTTTAAGGTGGTTAAATAATTTTTTAAGTCAACAAATTCCTTATTTAATATCTCCTCAGGAAGCTCTTCAACATTTAGTATAATAACATCTACATCTGGAGCCTTCTCTTTAACAACCTTAAAATCTATAGGGTGCCTAATCCTGGCCACAAATAATTTAGGATATATCTTTATCTCTTTAACTACTTCAACAACTTTCTCCTCTTCTTTTTCCTCTTCTTTAACCTCCTCTATTTCCTGAGAAGGCTGAATTTCAATAGGGACATATTCACCCTCTTCCTCAACATCAATAGGCTTAGGTAGGCTTTTATTTGACTTTATTTTCTTTATTATTTTTTTTAAATCTTTTTTAATGTCTTCTATAACCATAAATATCCCTCACTCAACTGTGACACTCTTAGCTAATCCTCTTGGCTTGTCTACATCTCTACCAAGTTGGACAGCTTTGTAGTAAGCTAACAACTGATAGGCTGGAGCATAAACTATTGGAGAAATCTCTTCTATAACATTTGGTACTTCTATATTTATAGTATTTTTTAATGGAGTTGGAGTTATAGCTATAACTTTCCCATTTCTTGCTTTAACCTCCTCTATGTTGGAGATGATTGAAGAATAAACAGCTGACTCCTTTGGAGGAACTATGGCTATAGTATCCATATTCTCATCTATCAGTGAGATGGTTCCATGCTTTAACATCCCTGAACTCATCCCTTCAGCATGTAAGTAAGTGATCTCTTTAAACTTTAAAGCTCCTTCTAAGGCACTCACCAAGTTTATCCCTTTGGAGATAAAGATATAGTTACTAACTTTTAAACTATTTGCTATCTCTTTAATTTTTTCTCTCTTGTTTAGAACTTCCTCTATATAGTTTGGAAGCTTCTTTAGCTCTTCCTCATATCTCCTCATATCCTTTCCTAAGAGCTTTCCATACTCTATAAAGGCTCTATAAATTATTGTTAGCTGAGAGGTGAAGGTTTTTGTTGCACAGACAGCTATCTCTATCCCAGCTCCCATTAGGATGGTTAGATCAGCTTCTCTTGTGGCGGTTGAGCCAAGGACATTAACTATAGACACTACCTTAGCCCCTCTTTCCTTGGCAAATCTCATAGCTTTAAGGGTGTCGTAGGTTTCTCCACTCTGAGTTATGGCTATAACTAAAGTGTCTTTATCAACAACCCCCTTATTTAAAAACTCTGAAGCCTCTTGAGCTATAACCAACTTATTCAACTTAGCAAAGAGATATTCAGCATAGATACAGGCATGATAGGAAGTTCCCATCCCTATAAAGTAAACTTTATCATACTTTTCAATTAACTTAGAAAGTTCTTTAATTTCCTTCTCAGAAATCTTAGATGAGATTTTTAAAGTTTCCCTCTGCTCCATAATTTCTTTTAGCATGAAATGCTCATATCCTCCTTTCTCAGCCTGAGAGATGTCTAAATCTATCTTGATAATTTCTCTCTCTACCACTTTTCCTTCATTCTCTACCCAAATTTTTCCATTTTCAATAAACACTATATCTTTATCTTTTAGTATCATAGCTCTCTTTGTATAGTCTAAGAAAGCTGTTATGTCACTTCCTAAGAAAAATTCATTCTCTCCTAAACCAACTATTAGAGGGCTTTCATTCCTTGCTCCTATTAGCAGGTTAGGGTGATCTTCATGTATAATAGCTAAGGCATAAGTTCCCTTAACCTTTTTCAAAGCTCTTCTTACAGCCTCTTTAAAGTCCTTACAGCTCTTTAGCTCTTCCTCTATCAAGTGGGCTATAACTTCACTGTCAGTTTCTGACTTAAACTTATGTCCCTTTTTTATAAGCTCTTCCTTTAACTCCATGTAGTTGGTAATAATTCCATTATGAACTATAGCTATCTTCCCTGAGCAGTCAGTATGTGGATGAGCATTTTCTTTACTTACTTTTCCATGGGTAGCCCATCTTGAATTATGATTAACTATTAAATTTCCAATGAAGTTATGATACTCATCAACCTCTAAGTCATAGACATAATCAACATCTGACTCAACCTTCTCAATCTTGAACCTTGTCCAAACTATGTCTCCATCTAAGAATTTTTTTAAATAGTTTGCTTTATCATGTAAGCCTTTATTATTTAGCTCTTCTATAATCTTCTCAATTGTATAGTCAGTACAGTATTCTTCTTTATTTTTTATTGTTTTTAAGGAAACATCTAAAAACTCTATAATCTCTTTTTTTGTGAGTGGGACAGAGATATATTTAAAATTAAGACCTTTCATCTTGCTTAGTATTTTATCTAACTTCTCCATCTTGTCTTCAGCAGTAAAGCCAATATATTTTTTAAATAGCTCAAGAGATTTTTTATCACTTATAATAAGAGTATGTGAATCTTTCCAACTTTCTTTTTTCCCTCTTGCCCTTGAGTAAGATGCCAAAATTCCAAATCTTAACAATAAAAATTGAATTTCTCTTATAAGTTGTTCTGAAGTCATCACTATACTAATCTCTTTAGCATCAGTTCCCACACAACCCTCTGCATCAAATAGCCCTCTTAAGTATGAAGCAACTAAATCATCATCTAACTTAAATATAAATTCTGGAGTTCTTTTACTTCCTGTTTTGTTAAATACCTCTGGGACATTTTCTCTAAACCAATCAACTAAGTATTTGCTGTTTATTTCTAATATGTAATAGTTTCCATCTCCTTTTCTAATGTTCCCTTCTAAATTAAAAATATTTTTAAATAACTCCTTATACTTTTCAAGTACTTCCTTTCTTTCATCTTTTAATCTCAATGATCTATTTGAAGGGAAATATCCATCTCCAATAATATAGCCAATAATTTGCATCAATTCAGGAGAGGGAACTTTTGGAAATTTAATAGGGTTTTTCTCTACAATGTCTTCAAAGCTAATATTGTAAAAGGAACATAACTTCTTTAATCTCTCTTCTTCAACACTCTCTAAAATTCCATTTTCAATTTTTGTAATATAGCTCTCTTTTAATCCTGTAATTTTCTCAACATCTTTTCTTGTCAATCTTAATTTTTCTCTAACTTTTCTTAGCTCATTTCTTACTGATTCATCTAACTTATAATGCTTTTCCACACTAACATCCTTAAACTTGACACCATTGTTAAAATTAAAGTTTAACTTTCTTACTATTCCAATTAGCTCATTTCCATTTAGATCCTTTACACACTTCTCAACAATTTTCCCA contains the following coding sequences:
- a CDS encoding Sjogren's syndrome/scleroderma autoantigen 1 family protein produces the protein MEKNIKVVSAELLKGAKMLSKHCKNCGFPLFEKNGVIYCPICSKNKEKEEKKFTSVPENGYKKIIDSKINYLFNKLKNEDDVHNIREICETILILMKLKSMR
- a CDS encoding DNA-directed DNA polymerase II large subunit, whose amino-acid sequence is MHVACSETMRKYFESIVKEVNKIYRIAEICRQKGLDPVDHVEIYLAKDMADRVEGLVGPKGVAERIRELVKEHGKEIAALKIAEEIIEGKFGDFDKEKRAEQAVRTALAVLTEGIVAAPLEGIADVKIKKNFDGTEYLAIYYAGPIRSAGGTAQALSVLVGDFVRKALGLDKYKPTEDEIERYVEEVELYQSEVGSFQYSPTADEIRKAIRNIPIEITGEATDDVEVSGHRDLKRVETNQLRGGALLVLVEGVLLKAPKILKYIDKLKIEGWDWLNDFVNKGKEEEKEEEEEIEEEELEEDLKYWRDVKIEANKKYISEVIAGRPVFSHPSKVGGFRLRYGRSRNTGFATQGFHPALMYLVDEFMAIGTQLKTERPGKATCVVPVDSIEGPIVRLKNGDVLRVESVEEAIKIRDQVDKILFLGDVLVNYGDFLENNHPLLPSCWCEEWLERILEKENIEYSKEFIKNPKPEEAVEFAIKTRTPLHPRFTYRWHDISKEDVLKLREWLLSGSEIKNEWVVNLNNEGKRILELIGCPHKVREKKVIIEEYYPLLYSLGYDVKEKRDLVENLEEKVKEAKNALHLINLLAPFEVRRNTYVYVGARMGRPEKAAPRKMKPPVSGLFPIGNAGGSVRLINKAVEENKSDDVEVSYTICPNCGKISLYRTCPFCGTKVELDKFGRVRINLKDYWYSALKRLNVRPRDVKCIKGMTSKKKIVEPLEKAILRSMHEVYVFKDGTARFDCTDVPITHFKPREINVSVEKLRELGYEKDIHGNPLVGEDQVIELKPQDIILPEECAEYFIKVANFIDDLLEKFYGVERYYNVKSKEDLIGHLVIGMAPHTSAGMVGRIIGYCKANVGYAHPYFHAAKRRNCFTEDTEVLVNINGEVKRITIKELYEMFENERFEKGVWVRDKPKLDIKVYSFDPENKKVVLTDIVDVIKANSPEHLIKIELEEGKSFTVTPDHWVLVYDGGNIIKKRAFEVKEGDLFISPDLKRDLKKFELLKVKKIEYIKSSKPFVYCLNAKNYHNVIVNDYILLAQCDGDEDAIFLLLDAFLNFSKLFLPDKRGGQMDAPLVLTTILDPKEVDGEVHNMDVMWKYPLEFYEKTLEMVSPKEIKDIMEIVEDRLGKPEQYENLGYTHETSSIDLGPKVCSYKTLNTMLDKTTSQLKVAKKIRAVDERDVAEKVIQSHFIPDLIGNLRAFSRQAVRCKCGAKYRRIPLKGVCTKCGSNLILTVSKGAVEKYMDVAEKMAEEYNVSEYLKQRLKLIREGINSLFENDKSKQVKLSDFFKV
- a CDS encoding YraN family protein; amino-acid sequence: MRKGKKKEGRAANYLKEKGYKIIGRNVIKRINQHKKAEYDIIAKRGNYKYAVEVKSGRQVLTTSDIIKLHKKANNIKAKPLLITGSKVKLTEKAKKELKRRKIRWEII
- the purD gene encoding phosphoribosylamine--glycine ligase, which produces MKVLLIGGGARESAIAHALKKSDIKLYTLMKNKNPGIARLSEEIRLAKETELNEIEDFAKKINPDLAIIGPEAPLEKGAVDLLESLGVPTVGPSKEAAKIETSKEFMRNLFKKYNIKGSLLWKSFDEYGEELESFIDELTEKGIKAVVKPVGLTGGKGVKVVGEQLKDNEEAKKYAKEIFESGLGGGKVLIEEKLEGVEFTLHGFVDKDNIKFTPFVQDHPHALEGDKGSITGGMGSYSCPNHKLPFLTEEDAKEAKEIMEETVKALKKEVDGYKGILYGQFMLTKDGPKIIEYNARFGDPEAMNILAILKSNFLDICEAIVNRRLDKVDVEFENKATVCKYVVPMGYPDKPVRGEEIYVDEEKIKKVGAILHYASVDERDGKLYMTGSRAVAVVGVSDTIEEAERIAEEATKFINGRVYHRSDIGKKELIRKRIEKMRKLRGLVI
- a CDS encoding metal-sulfur cluster assembly factor, which encodes MVNKEKVLEALKKVSDPHMGLNIVDMGLVKDLEVDEEGNVKFKIIPTNPMCMSALHMAVQAKEEVKKLEGVKKVDVKIEGHVMEDELNKILND
- the glmS gene encoding glutamine--fructose-6-phosphate transaminase (isomerizing), which produces MCGIIGYIGKGKASKVLYNGLRRLEYRGYDSCGIGVIDEKLVIKKDVGKVEEVAKKERFLDLEGSIGIGHCLHPDTYIILSDGRIKKISELDEDKVLSANFEDLKLYSKKIKKFKHKAPKILYKIKTTFSELITTGEHRLFVVENGKIVEKCVKDLNGNELIGIVRKLNFNFNNGVKFKDVSVEKHYKLDESVRNELRKVREKLRLTRKDVEKITGLKESYITKIENGILESVEEERLKKLCSFYNISFEDIVEKNPIKFPKVPSPELMQIIGYIIGDGYFPSNRSLRLKDERKEVLEKYKELFKNIFNLEGNIRKGDGNYYILEINSKYLVDWFRENVPEVFNKTGSKRTPEFIFKLDDDLVASYLRGLFDAEGCVGTDAKEISIVMTSEQLIREIQFLLLRFGILASYSRARGKKESWKDSHTLIISDKKSLELFKKYIGFTAEDKMEKLDKILSKMKGLNFKYISVPLTKKEIIEFLDVSLKTIKNKEEYCTDYTIEKIIEELNNKGLHDKANYLKKFLDGDIVWTRFKIEKVESDVDYVYDLEVDEYHNFIGNLIVNHNSRWATHGKVSKENAHPHTDCSGKIAIVHNGIITNYMELKEELIKKGHKFKSETDSEVIAHLIEEELKSCKDFKEAVRRALKKVKGTYALAIIHEDHPNLLIGARNESPLIVGLGENEFFLGSDITAFLDYTKRAMILKDKDIVFIENGKIWVENEGKVVEREIIKIDLDISQAEKGGYEHFMLKEIMEQRETLKISSKISEKEIKELSKLIEKYDKVYFIGMGTSYHACIYAEYLFAKLNKLVIAQEASEFLNKGVVDKDTLVIAITQSGETYDTLKAMRFAKERGAKVVSIVNVLGSTATREADLTILMGAGIEIAVCATKTFTSQLTIIYRAFIEYGKLLGKDMRRYEEELKKLPNYIEEVLNKREKIKEIANSLKVSNYIFISKGINLVSALEGALKFKEITYLHAEGMSSGMLKHGTISLIDENMDTIAIVPPKESAVYSSIISNIEEVKARNGKVIAITPTPLKNTINIEVPNVIEEISPIVYAPAYQLLAYYKAVQLGRDVDKPRGLAKSVTVE